A window of Mangifera indica cultivar Alphonso chromosome 13, CATAS_Mindica_2.1, whole genome shotgun sequence contains these coding sequences:
- the LOC123195241 gene encoding centrosomal protein of 290 kDa isoform X1 encodes MDKNKNRTDLLAAGRKRLQQFRQKKEGKGSSSQGKSSKKSNKFEQHEADVDAALVAAGAPTGSLTPEGENESHVDANLRFVDSNSSENSQDPDVAAVASEPPSVTIVPESSSVELPLAHEVESPPQELEVVNVDASVHNQGESTQNADVEEARAMNLETVGIPVFEGETKHVDMSVPSELINTREMEIVPVETYCFNDSQKSIVSQEVLSKMSSIQGRGDQVTDVGQMQEADGSGLKQFDDRSYEPEHKGDGNFILSKFVGIAAALEESASGLTGVHEITHEIKPTGKVNYATESTGPPVMSDALGILSPILDYQEAKSSLAVSHQDSSQLKDVMAGLPNEEISEMLSVDNGKDWKEEAEADTDSMMVSEQYKEQQCMTECNVQGGSAAEAMSSPSIKTESFVGDGCSISFLQHKEAVRRLSEDEFHSLPVSNARLGTDSLILAECGYPDSFERLKDELYLTSFGKDVFHLQLSEMSDLQLEFDQHRHQFLEEISVLRTSLNEVQEGRECLAAELAHCRSELLAVDRRREELENQVHLVKEEAQQFSGRALELQISLERSKGDLSSLSKELADCKDLVASIRLENENLQGTITSVMEDRRNLVEEKESYQQENEKLSLELANCKSLVASLEVEISNFSGTLALMAEERKKLKEEKESLGHENRELSMELTDLKNLVAALRAENADLNGSYSLMTEERKKLDEEKESIHCENNKLSMELTDCKGLVAALQLQIAHLNEGLAKITAEREKLKEDKEFFAQENERLSDELLVSQEKLSTKNEECVQDCVTSTPMLEKPSPDGPTGEPPRDLVEQDVVGDSFVLVVLKEHIEEAEKLLQNLEKAIEGMHAESMSFNKSSGKVASPAVSRLIQAFESKQQHDEHEELEVEEKVGDLFMLTKGQTGGLMVLLQQLHLDAEKVKEEWRKDSKVPFNELQVEYEALKQYSDYLEAPNIELGILYEALKQHVFELNAKNNELQVLIEALEQQDLGLKAEYAALGVKVNGYQSRVSELLSQLHDLERSSDEKALDIENQLESLQKEATEMAVILEKEWNTKIPHIIETIGRLDASAGRMSTSAISRNADIGLDVNSYIAASVSATIKVIEDLQEKLEVARIDHQAVCSSYEEVNDKFNNLLQKNEATSVMLHKIYGELRKLLIDSYGVVDDEHEMNFEGGNVHDSIDYIKYKTIVDQLGTFLGERLQLQSLNNELNSELIRRANDIEELNQRCLDLDAIQKLIEDVEGIVKPDCAGTNLDKTPASYLESLVSSLVQKYKQGCEHVTSLTEEFGSKVMELTELQETVQQLSALNLSYEIEILALKESLSWAEEVLAVTRSELNVKISELEQSDQRVSSIREKLSIAVAKGKGLVVQRDNLKQSLAETSKELERCSQELQLKDSWLHELETKLKSYMEAGERVEALESELSYIRNSATALRESFLLKDSVLQRIEEILEDLDLPEHFHSGGTIEKVEWLARSATGNSLAVTDWDQKSSIGGSYTDTGFVVMDAWKEDAPLSSSSGEDMRRKYEELQGKFYGLAEQNEMLEQSLMERNLLVQRWEEVLDRVNMPSHMQSKEPEDRILWLGTALLEAHEESSTLQRKIGNLENYCGSVTADLEESQKRISGLEAELQAVVDERENLSERLKILIPDHEKISVKAAQFEVENEKLQSEVTGLHEKLAEKVRNEDRIRNIEGEIHRLEDLVTDALHDPGAKELVSGESTTECLEVLLSKLIERYSALATAKPSLEGAVDEHYSEETCANLDESRGRDMLLTEEPCISGMKKDLEEALQNLMHVKEERDVYMEGQKSLLCEFEALDKKRGELQELLIQEEQKSASLREKLSVAVRKGKSLVQQRDSLKQTVEEMTNELERLKSEIRDLSTYPKTVEALESERLFLRNRLTETEQLLQERDHILNVIINALGDIDVGGESTISDPVEKVEQIGKQFRDLHAALASSEQESRKSRRAAELLLAELNEVQERNDAFQEELANTANELTDLYKEKGEAEAAKLEALTRLEQLSAVNSEGKQKQYSELMAFKNVVDELKKHFSDINNVLADVFSKDLELLQNVEKFMESCSKQGDTTSVVEMPNLSAYDGSTPSNSEHREKLLSVDSWLGPKVPAYVDDSIIVEVYSSVGCSLQELKTDFGVLKEKLHRHPIALHDKASGLSKAMEILSREMSNQINLFGALKRDVMRMESIEKEKDMEIVSLRRNFTVLYDACANSIMEIQNRKAELTGNTLVVQDLGMNLNPASFVDGLSFGGQTHFSEECGKAIAENLLSAVKDFAIMRTEVVEGNLEEMKITIANLQRELQEKDIQKDRICAELVSQIKEAEAAVRSYSLDIQSSQTQVYDMEQQMKIMEEERSLLKQRVNELLDDQASLVELQDTVKSLSDVLVSKDQEIEALMQALDEEETQMEELNNKLEELEKVVQQKNIELENLEASRGKISKRLLVTVNKFDELHHLSESLLAEVEKLQSQLQDRDSEISFLRQEVTRCTNDVLVASQMNNMRNLEEFQEFLSWFDSMISQVGVHDLPIDDRKISQVHEYKEILQKKISAIISEFEELQVVAQSRDALLQVEKSKVQELTHREEILRKSLSEKESQINMLEGVEDSGQETSFTSEILEVEPLINKWAAPGPSMTSQVRSLRKVNNDQVAIAIDTEPGSTGGRLEDEDEDKVHGFKSLTTSRIVPKFTRPATDMIDGLWVSCDRALMRQPALRLGIIVYWAILHTLLAVFVF; translated from the exons ATGGACAAGAACAAGAACCGTACCGATCTGCTCGCCGCCGGCCGTAAAAGG CTTCAACAATTTCGTCAAAAGAAGGAGGGTAAGGGCAGTAGTAGCCAAGGAAAGTCATCAAAGAAGTCTAATAAATTTGAGCAGCATGAAGCTGATGTTGATGCGGCATTAGTGGCTGCTGGTGCACCAACTGGATCTTTAACTCCTGAAGGGGAAAATGAATCACATGTTGATGCGAATCTGAGATTTGTGGATTCAAATTCAAGTGAGAATTCACAGGATCCTGATGTTGCTGCTGTAGCCAGTGAGCCTCCATCAGTGACCATTGTACCTGAATCAAGCTCTGTCGAATTGCCATTGGCTCACGAGGTTGAATCACCTCCACAGGAATTGGAGGTTGTTAATGTAGATGCCTCAGTCCATAACCAAGGGGAGAGTACTCAAAATGCTGATGTTGAGGAAGCCAGAGCAATGAATTTAGAAACTGTTGGTATCCCGGTATTTGAAGGGGAAACCAAGCATGTTGATATGTCAGTTCCATCGGAATTAATCAATACAAGAGAGATGGAGATAGTTCCTGTTGAAACATATTGTTTTAATGACAGTCAGAAGTCAATCGTTTCACAAGAAGTTCTCTCTAAGATGTCCTCAATTCAAGGGAGGGGTGATCAGGTAACAGATGTAG GGCAAATGCAGGAAGCTGATGGTTCGGGTTTGAAGCAATTTGATGATAGAAGCTATGAACCAGAGCATAAAGGAGATGGGAATTTCATTCTCTCTAAGTTTGTTGGAATTGCTGCAGCTCTTGAAGAATCAGCTTCAGGACTGACTGGTGTACATGAAATTACCCATGAAATAAAGCCAACTGGAAAGGTTAATTATGCCACTGAGTCAACTGGGCCACCTGTTATGTCGGATGCACTTGGGATTTTGTCTCCCATCTTGGATTATCAAGAAGCCAAAAGTTCTTTGGCAGTTAGTCATCAAGATTCAAGTCAGTTGAAAGATGTAATGGCAGGCTTACCTAATGAAGAAATATCAGAAATGCTCTCTGTGGACAATGGAAAGGACTGGAAAGAAGAGGCCGAAGCAGATACAGATAGTATGATGGTTTCAGAACAGTATAAGGAGCAGCAGTGTATGACTGAGTGTAATGTTCAAGGAGGATCTGCTGCAGAAGCAATGTCGAGTCCATCTATAAAAACTGAGTCTTTTGTTGGAGATGGGTGCTCAATCAGCTTTTTGCAGCACAAGGAGGCGGTTAGGAGGCTTAGTGAGGATGAGTTCCACTCTCTTCCTGTTTCTAATGCACGGTTGGGAACTGATAGTTTGATCCTAGCTGAGTGTGGTTATCCAGATTCTTTTGAGAGACTGAAAGACGAGTTATATCTCACAAGTTTTGGAAAAGATGTATTTCATTTGCAACTCTCAGAAATGTCTGATTTGCAATTGGAATTTGATCAGCATCGTCACCAGTTTCTTGAAGAAATATCAGTGCTCCGTACTTCCCTGAATGAAGTTCAAGAGGGGAGAGAATGCCTGGCTGCAGAGCTTGCACATTGTAGGTCTGAACTCCTAGCTGTTGATAGAAGGAGAGAGGAGCTTGAAAACCAAGTTCATTTAGTGAAGGAAGAGGCTCAGCAGTTTTCTGGTAGGGCACTTGAATTGCAGATTAGCTTGGAAAGATCAAAAGGGGATTTGTCAAGCCTGTCAAAGGAGTTAGCTGACTGCAAGGATTTGGTTGCTTCCATACGGCTGGAGAATGAGAACTTACAAGGGACTATTACTTCAGTGATGGAGGATAGAAGGAATCTTGTGGAGGAAAAGGAGTCTTATCAGCAAGAGAATGAGAAGCTGTCATTGGAGTTAGCTAACTGCAAGAGTTTGGTTGCTTCTCTAGAGGTAGAAATTTCCAACTTCAGTGGGACTCTGGCTTTAATGGCTgaggaaagaaagaaacttaAAGAGGAAAAGGAGTCTCTCGGTCATGAGAATAGGGAACTTTCCATGGAATTGACtgatttgaagaatttggtgGCTGCTCTACGGGCTGAAAATGCTGACTTAAATGGGAGTTATTCTTTGATGACAGAGGAGAGAAAGAAGCTTGATGAAGAAAAAGAGTCCATTCATTGTGAGAATAATAAACTATCTATGGAATTGACAGACTGCAAGGGTTTGGTGGCGGCTCTACAGTTACAAATTGCCCACTTAAATGAGGGCCTTGCTAAAATAACCGCGGAGAGAGAGAAGCTTAAGGAGGACAAGGAATTTTTTGCCCAAGAGAATGAGAGGCTGTCAGATGAGCTTCTTGTTTCTCAAGAGAAATTGTCTACTAAAAATGAGGAATGTGTGCAGGATTGTGTTACTTCTACTCCCATGTTGGAGAAACCCTCACCTGATGGGCCAACTGGCGAGCCACCGCGTGATCTGGTTGAACAGGATGTTGTTGGTGATTCTTTTGTGCTGGTAGTCCTAAAAGAACACATAGAGGAGGCAGAGAAATTGCTGCAGAACCTTGAAAAGGCCATTGAAGGGATGCACGCGGAGTCGATGTCCTTTAACAAATCCAGTGGTAAAGTAGCTTCACCAGCAGTTTCCAGACTAATTCAAGCATTTGAGTCAAAGCAGCAGCATGATGAACATGAGGAACTTGAGGTAGAAGAAAAGGTTGGAGATCTCTTTATGTTAACAAAAGGGCAAACAGGGGGTTTGATGGTATTGCTTCAGCAGTTGCACCTGGATGCTGAAAAGGTTAAAGAGGAGTGGAGAAAAGATTCTAAAGTTCCATTCAATGAACTCCAGGTTGAATATGAAGCTTTGAAGCAATACAGTGACTATTTGGAAGCACCAAACATTGAGCTTGGGATTCTGTATGAAGCTTTAAAGCAACATGTGTTCGAACTTAATGCAAAGAATAATGAGCTTCAAGTTCTCATTGAAGCTTTAGAACAACAAGACCTTGGTCTGAAAGCAGAATATGCTGCACTTGGTGTAAAAGTGAATGGGTACCAATCAAGAGTTAGTGAGTTACTGAGTCAATTGCATGATTTAGAGCGAAGTTCAGATGAGAAGGCTTTGGACattgaaaatcaattagaaAGTTTGCAGAAGGAAGCAACTGAGATGGCAGTGATACTTGAAAAAGAATGGAATACAAAAATTCCTCATATTATTGAAACAATAGGAAGGCTTGATGCATCTGCTGGTAGAATGTCAACCTCTGCCATCTCACGCAATGCTGATATTGGCTTGGATGTAAATAGCTACATTGCTGCCTCTGTAAGTGCCACCATCAAGGTGATTGAAGATCTGCAGGAGAAACTAGAAGTTGCTCGTATAGACCATCAAGCAGTCTGTTCGTCTTATGAAGAAGTGAATGATAAGTTCAATAATTTGCTGCAAAAGAATGAAGCAACTTCTGTTATGTTACATAAGATATATGGTGAGCTTAGGAAACTTTTAATTGATTCATATGGGGTTGTGGATGATGAACATGAGATGAACTTTGAAGGTGGAAATGTGCACGATTCGATTGACTACATCAAGTATAAAACCATTGTGGATCAACTGGGAACTTTTCTGGGTGAGAGACTGCAACTCCAGTCCTTAAACAATGAACTTAATTCTGAGTTGATCAGGAGAGCTAATGATATTGAGGAATTGAACCAGAGATGTCTTGATTTAGATGCCATTCAGAAGTTAATAGAAGATGTTGAGGGTATTGTGAAACCGGACTGCGCTGGAACCAACTTGGATAAAACACCGGCTTCTTACCTTGAATCATTGGTGTCTTCACTTGTTCAGAAGTACAAACAGGGTTGTGAGCATGTGACTTCATTGACAGAAGAGTTTGGATCCAAGGTGATGGAATTGACAGAACTTCAGGAGACAGTGCAGCAGCTATCTGCTTTGAACCTTAGTTATGAAATTGAAATCCTTGCTCTGAAGGAAAGTTTAAGTTGGGCAGAAGAAGTCCTTGCTGTCACACGTTCTGAGTTAAATGTAAAGATAAGTGAACTTGAACAGTCAGACCAGCGGGTATCTTCTATCAGAGAGAAGCTCAGCATTGCTGTTGCCAAGGGGAAGGGTTTGGTTGTTCAGCGTGATAATCTCAAGCAGTCTCTAGCTGAGACATCCAAGGAACTGGAAAGATGCTCTCAGGAGTTACAGTTGAAGGATTCTTGGCTTCATGAGCTAGAAACAAAACTTAAGTCCTATATGGAGGCAGGTGAGCGTGTGGAAGCTCTTGAATCTGAGCTTTCATACATTCGCAACTCAGCAACTGCTTTAAGAGAATCATTTCTTCTCAAGGACTCTGTACTCCAGAGAATTGAAGAGATCCTGGAAGACCTAGATTTACCTGAGCATTTTCATTCAGGAGGCACAATTGAAAAGGTTGAGTGGTTAGCAAGATCAGCCACTGGTAACTCTTTGGCTGTCACTGACTGGGATCAAAAGAGTTCTATAGGAGGGTCCTACACTGATACTGGGTTTGTGGTTATGGATGCCTGGAAAGAAGATGCACCACTGAGCTCTAGTTCAGGGGAAGATATGAGGAGAAAGTATGAGGAGCTTCAAGGTAAGTTCTATGGGTTGGCTGAGCAAAATGAAATGCTGGAACAGTCATTAATGGAGAGAAATCTTTTGGTGCAACGATGGGAAGAAGTTCTGGACAGAGTTAACATGCCCTCACATATGCAATCTAAGGAACCTGAGGATAGGATTCTGTGGTTGGGAACTGCACTTTTGGAAGCTCATGAGGAGAGTAGTACTCTCCAGCGGAAGATTGGTAACCTGGAAAACTATTGTGGATCAGTAACTGCTGATTTGGAAGAGTCACAAAAGAGGATATCTGGCCTTGAGGCTGAACTCCAAGCTGTTGTAGATGAGAGGGAAAATCTTTCTGAAAGATTGAAAATTCTGATCCCTGATCATGAGAAAATTTCAGTAAAGGCAGCCCAGTTTGAAGTTGAGAATGAAAAACTGCAGAGTGAAGTAACTGGTTTGCATGAGAAATTGGCTGAGAAGGTGAGGAATGAGGACCGCATTCGCAACATTGAAGGTGAGATACATAGATTGGAGGACTTGGTTACTGATGCATTGCATGACCCTGGTGCAAAAGAGCTGGTTTCTGGTGAGAGTACTACTGAGTGCTTGGAGGTATTGCTGAGTAAACTTATAGAGCGCTACTCAGCCCTTGCTACTGCAAAACCCAGCCTTGAGGGTGCAGTAGATGAGCACTACTCTGAGGAAACTTGTGCAAATCTTGATGAATCACGAGGTAGAGATATGCTACTTACCGAGGAACCTTGCATATCAGGTATGAAGAAAGACCTGGAGGAGGCTCTTCAGAATCTAATGCATGTGAAGGAAGAGAGAGATGTATATATGGAGGGGCAAAAATCTTTACTTTGTGAATTTGAAGCACTTGATAAAAAACGAGGAGAGTTGCAAGAGTTGCTTATTCAGGAGGAGCAGAAGTCAGCTTCTCTGAGGGAGAAGTTAAGTGTTGCAGTTAGAAAAGGAAAGTCATTGGTTCAACAGAGGGATAGCCTGAAACAAACTGTTGAAGAGATGACTAATGAACTCGAGCGCTTGAAATCTGAGATTAGGGACTTATCTACATACCCCAAAACAGTGGAAGCCCTAGAATCTGAGAGACTGTTCTTGAGGAATCGTTTGACAGAAACTGAACAGCTATTGCAGGAGAGAGACCATATTTTGAATGTGATTATTAATGCCTTAGGTGACATTGATGTTGGGGGTGAAAGTACAATCAGTGATCCTGTTGAGAAGGTAGAACAGATTGGGAAACAATTCCGTGATTTGCATGCAGCTCTGGCTTCTTCAGAACAAGAATCGAGGAAATCTAGAAGAGCGGCAGAGTTACTGCTTGCAGAGTTAAATGAAGTTCAAGAGAGAAATGATGCTTTCCAGGAAGAGTTGGCAAATACTGCCAATGAACTCACAGATCTCTACAAGGAAAAGGGGGAAGCTGAAGCTGCCAAACTTGAAGCACTCACACGTCTTGAACAGTTATCAGCAGTTAATTCTGAGGGAAAACAGAAACAATATTCTGAGTTAATGGCCTTTAAAAATGTTGTTGATGAACTGAAGAAACACTTTTCTGACATTAATAATGTATTAGCTGATGTTTTCTCCAAGGACTTGGAATTGCTGCAAAATGTGGAAAAATTTATGGAGTCTTGTTCGAAGCAAGGGGACACTACTAGTGTGGTTGAAATGCCTAATTTAAGTGCATATGACGGTAGTACTCCCAGCAATTCAGAACACAGG GAGAAACTTCTATCAGTGGATTCATGGTTAGGTCCCAAAGTACCAGCCTATGTTGATGATAGTATAATAGTTGAAGTTTATAGTTCTGTTGGGTGTAGTTTGCAAGAGTTGAAGACTGATTTTGGTGTTTTGAAGGAAAAGTTGCATAGACACCCTATAGCATTACATGATAAAGCAAGCGGTCTATCTAAAGCAATGGAGATTCTTAGCAGAGAAATGTCTAATCAGATAAATTTATTTGGAGCCTTGAAAAGAGATGTTATGCGTATGGaatcaattgaaaaagaaaaggatatGGAAATTGTCTCATTGCGGAGAAATTTTACTGTGCTTTATGATGCATGTGCTAATTCTATCATGGAAATACAAAACAGAAAAGCTGAGCTGACTGGAAATACATTGGTTGTTCAAGACCTGGGAATGAACTTGAATCCAGCATCATTTGTTGATGGACTCTCTTTTGGTGGACAGACCCATTTCTCTGAAGAATGTGGCAAGGCTATTGCAGAGAATCTATTATCAGCTGTCAAGGATTTTGCTATTATGAGAACTGAAGTTGTAGAAGGTAATCTAGAGGAAATGAAAATCACCATTGCAAATTTGCAGAGAGAGCTTCAGGAGAAGGACATCCAAAAAGACAGGATTTGTGCAGAGCTTGTTAGTCAAATCAAGGAAGCTGAAGCTGCCGTTCGCAGTTACTCACTGGATATTCAATCTTCCCAAACTCAGGTGTATGATATGGAACAGCAAATGAAAATCATGGAGGAGGAACGAAGCCTATTGAAGCAGAGAGTGAATGAGTTGCTAGATGATCAAGCTTCCTTAGTGGAGTTGCAGGATACGGTCAAATCACTGTCTGATGTGCTAGTTTCCAAGGACCAAG AAATTGAGGCACTAATGCAAGCGCTTGATGAGGAGGAGACCCAAATGGAAGAATTGAACAACAAACTTGAGGAATTGGAAAAAGTTGTGCAACAAAAGAACATAGAGTTGGAGAATCTTGAAGCTTCTCGTGGAAAGATTTCAAAAAGGCTTTTGGTTACTGTGAACAAGTTTGATGAGCTTCATCATTTGTCTGAAAGTCTTCTTGCTGAGGTTGAAAAACTACAATCACAATTGCAAGATCGGGATTCTGAGATTTCTTTCTTGAGGCAGGAGGTCACTAGATGTACCAATGATGTTCTTGTTGCATCACAGATGAACAACATGAGAAATTTAGAAGAGTTCCAGGAGTTTTTGTCCTGGTTTGACTCCATGATTTCTCAGGTTGGAGTCCATGATTTGCCTATTGATGATAGGAAAATCAGTCAAGTGCATGAATACAAGGAAATACTTCAGAAGAAGATATCAGCGATAATATCTGAATTTGAGGAACTGCAGGTAGTGGCTCAAAGCCGGGATGCATTGTTGCAAGTAGAAAAGAGTAAAGTTCAAGAGTTAACACACAGGGAAGAGATTCTTCGGAAGTCTTTAAGTGAGAAGGAGTCACAAATAAACATGCTTGAAGGAGTGGAAGATTCAGGCCAGGAAACTAGTTTTACATCTGAAATTTTAGAAGTTGAACCATTG ATAAACAAGTGGGCAGCACCTGGACCCTCTATGACATCTCAAGTTCGCAGTCTGCGTAAAGTCAACAATGATCAAGTTGCGATTGCTATAGATACTGAGCCTGGCAGTACTGGTGGTAGGTTAGAAGACGAAGATGAGGATAAAG TTCATGGTTTCAAGTCACTTACTACATCAAGAATTGTTCCAAAATTTACAAGACCTGCAACAGACATGATAGATGGCCTATG GGTCTCTTGTGATCGGGCACTCATGCGACAGCCTGCTTTACGTCTTGGTATTATAGTCTATTGGGCTATACTGCATACACTTCTGGctgtttttgtgttttaa